In one window of Tumebacillus algifaecis DNA:
- a CDS encoding cation:proton antiporter: MLIFELAIILVATKLAGDLAVRLGQPSVLGKLLIGLLLGPSLLGLIENTEVLHELSQIGVILLMFIAGLETDVQEFKRSGKAGSLVGFGGIIAPLGIGYLCGYLLGLDTLPSIFLGLLLSATSVSITVQSLREMGRLNSREGTTLMSAAVIDDVVVVILLAFLLSFAGGDVNLPLLLGKKAAFFLISILVGWKVVPWLLQKITSLRVTEPVVTIGISLCFLFAWFAETTGVAAIIGAYIAGVSIGQSKQKQEVMHKTETIAYAFFVPVFFTSIGVMTDVQGIGNNWWLAVVLSIVAVLTKWVGSGLGAKLAGFSTRSSLAVGAGMVSRGEVALIIAAIGLEANLLDKSLFAVLVVVVLVTTVVTPPLLKLTFPKHEKKAP, from the coding sequence ATGCTGATTTTCGAACTCGCCATCATCTTGGTTGCAACAAAACTGGCTGGCGACCTGGCCGTACGGCTCGGCCAACCTTCCGTCTTAGGTAAACTGCTGATCGGTCTGCTCCTCGGTCCTTCCCTGCTCGGACTGATTGAAAACACCGAGGTGTTACATGAGCTCTCACAAATCGGTGTCATCCTGCTGATGTTCATCGCCGGCTTGGAGACCGATGTCCAAGAATTCAAACGATCAGGCAAAGCAGGCTCTCTGGTTGGATTCGGTGGGATCATCGCACCGCTTGGCATCGGGTACCTGTGTGGCTACCTCCTCGGCTTGGACACACTGCCCTCCATTTTTCTCGGACTGCTCCTGTCCGCGACGAGCGTATCGATCACCGTGCAGTCCCTACGTGAGATGGGCCGTCTCAATTCCCGTGAAGGCACGACTCTGATGAGCGCTGCCGTCATTGATGACGTGGTGGTGGTCATCCTGCTCGCCTTCTTGCTCAGCTTTGCTGGCGGCGATGTCAACCTACCGCTATTGCTCGGCAAAAAAGCTGCGTTCTTCCTGATCTCCATCCTCGTCGGCTGGAAAGTGGTGCCGTGGCTGTTGCAAAAAATAACATCATTGCGCGTCACCGAGCCTGTGGTCACGATCGGAATTTCACTTTGCTTCCTCTTTGCTTGGTTTGCAGAAACCACCGGAGTGGCGGCGATCATCGGCGCCTACATCGCGGGCGTTTCCATCGGGCAATCCAAGCAAAAGCAAGAAGTGATGCACAAAACGGAAACGATCGCCTACGCGTTCTTCGTCCCGGTCTTCTTCACTTCGATTGGCGTGATGACCGACGTGCAAGGCATCGGTAACAACTGGTGGCTTGCCGTAGTGCTCAGTATCGTCGCTGTGCTGACCAAATGGGTCGGCTCTGGCTTAGGTGCGAAGCTGGCCGGTTTCTCCACCCGCAGTTCGCTCGCCGTCGGGGCCGGTATGGTCTCGCGGGGCGAAGTAGCACTGATCATCGCAGCCATCGGGTTGGAAGCGAACCTGCTCGACAAATCGCTGTTTGCGGTACTCGTGGTCGTCGTGCTGGTTACGACCGTCGTGACCCCGCCTTTGTTGAAACTAACCTTTCCCAAACATGAGAAAAAGGCCCCCTGA
- a CDS encoding FDLD family class I lanthipeptide codes for MENFFDLDVQIEQITTTKVMPGITQTSCAFVCYPEDLTLA; via the coding sequence ATGGAAAACTTCTTCGATCTGGATGTTCAAATCGAGCAAATCACCACCACCAAGGTAATGCCGGGCATCACGCAAACTTCTTGCGCATTCGTCTGCTACCCGGAAGATCTGACCCTGGCGTAA
- a CDS encoding FDLD family class I lanthipeptide: protein MEMFDLDVQVEQEAIAEVAAVRTAVGSCAFVCEPY from the coding sequence ATGGAAATGTTCGATCTGGACGTGCAAGTTGAGCAAGAAGCGATCGCAGAAGTAGCAGCTGTGCGGACCGCCGTTGGTTCTTGCGCATTTGTTTGCGAACCGTACTAA
- a CDS encoding transposase yields MRKRRRSNIEHKNAELKIYHGMTRARYRGLFGMKIQAYLTAFAVNAKRMTRLQDQQRRAS; encoded by the coding sequence ATGCGAAAGCGGCGCCGCTCGAATATTGAGCACAAAAATGCCGAACTGAAAATTTATCATGGGATGACCAGGGCCAGATACCGTGGTCTCTTCGGCATGAAGATTCAAGCTTACCTTACGGCTTTCGCCGTGAATGCGAAAAGGATGACGCGGCTTCAAGACCAGCAAAGGCGAGCCTCCTAA
- a CDS encoding methyl-accepting chemotaxis protein, with product MKFSVRMKLFVSFFLVLLLLIAIGAVAVERMDNMEKQANEIDAHVLPSVAIAGDINANVTNMQRLMTRMRLAQTPEATEAVIKAIKASQAEVTSKMVLFKELSQGEEEVALFNSFASSYAAFEKQIPLLLKAAEERDSLGFNNADTAALIEFDKATADLIKLKQINQDSGSAATKRSVEINHDGKNFVLILSGAAIVLSILIVIVISRMLTAPVYRLAAQVKKVADGDLTLDALNMKSRDEIGDLGRDFDKMVDNLRGILHQVSLNSAQVASTSEQLMAGADHTCRAAEQIAASVQEVSSGADKQLQGVTDTTKIVSAMKVNIDQIVSGITTVTDSTRTATERAKDGHDVVDKTIKQMETSTEKIHSTAQVLNKLGQKTDEIGQIVALITSIAGQTNLLALNAAIEASRAGEQGKGFAVVADEVRKLAEQSASAADHIRALIGEVQTDAGVAIVSMNEGTKSFDEGIRMIHLTGDSFRGIHAAVNSLAKQAQDTVEAVEQVNAGTQELVLAIDTIASFSDQAAGNTQQVAATVQEQTASMEEITSASNMLAKMANELQDSVSAFKL from the coding sequence ATGAAATTTTCAGTACGTATGAAATTATTCGTAAGCTTTTTCCTCGTCCTATTGTTGCTGATCGCAATTGGAGCAGTGGCGGTCGAGCGAATGGACAACATGGAAAAGCAAGCGAACGAGATTGACGCTCATGTATTGCCAAGTGTTGCGATTGCTGGCGACATTAATGCGAATGTCACCAACATGCAACGGTTGATGACGCGGATGCGCTTGGCGCAGACGCCCGAAGCGACCGAAGCGGTCATCAAGGCCATCAAGGCCAGCCAAGCAGAAGTTACTAGCAAGATGGTTCTGTTTAAGGAACTCTCCCAAGGTGAAGAAGAGGTAGCGCTTTTTAATTCGTTTGCCAGCTCTTATGCGGCGTTTGAAAAGCAAATTCCACTCCTGTTGAAAGCGGCAGAAGAACGTGATAGCTTAGGATTCAACAATGCGGATACTGCAGCCTTGATCGAGTTTGACAAAGCGACAGCCGATTTGATCAAACTGAAGCAGATCAATCAAGATTCTGGCTCAGCAGCGACCAAAAGATCGGTCGAGATCAACCATGATGGCAAAAATTTTGTGTTAATTCTATCGGGCGCAGCGATTGTGTTGAGCATTCTGATCGTGATCGTGATCTCTAGAATGTTGACCGCGCCGGTGTATCGTCTGGCGGCGCAGGTGAAGAAAGTAGCAGATGGTGATTTGACGCTGGATGCTCTGAACATGAAGTCCCGCGATGAGATCGGTGACCTCGGCCGAGACTTTGATAAGATGGTGGACAACTTGCGCGGAATCCTGCATCAAGTATCCTTGAACTCCGCACAGGTAGCTTCGACCTCGGAGCAATTGATGGCTGGAGCAGATCATACGTGCCGTGCAGCGGAGCAGATCGCAGCTTCCGTACAGGAAGTATCGAGCGGTGCGGACAAGCAATTGCAAGGCGTGACCGACACGACGAAGATCGTGTCCGCGATGAAGGTCAACATCGATCAGATCGTATCTGGCATCACCACAGTGACCGATTCGACGCGCACGGCGACGGAGCGCGCGAAAGACGGGCATGATGTGGTGGACAAGACGATCAAGCAGATGGAAACGAGCACGGAGAAGATTCACAGCACCGCGCAAGTATTGAACAAGCTTGGACAGAAGACGGACGAGATCGGACAAATCGTTGCGCTGATCACAAGCATTGCGGGCCAAACCAACCTGTTGGCGCTCAACGCAGCGATCGAAGCATCGCGCGCAGGTGAGCAGGGCAAAGGCTTTGCCGTGGTTGCAGACGAAGTGCGCAAACTGGCCGAGCAGTCCGCTTCGGCAGCCGATCATATTCGTGCGCTGATCGGTGAAGTACAAACGGATGCTGGTGTGGCGATCGTCTCGATGAATGAAGGGACTAAATCGTTCGATGAAGGCATCCGGATGATCCACCTGACCGGAGACTCCTTCCGTGGCATTCATGCGGCGGTCAACTCGCTGGCGAAACAGGCGCAAGACACCGTCGAAGCGGTGGAGCAAGTCAATGCGGGGACACAGGAACTGGTCTTGGCGATCGATACGATCGCATCGTTCTCCGATCAAGCGGCTGGCAACACGCAACAGGTGGCTGCGACTGTGCAAGAGCAGACAGCTTCTATGGAAGAGATCACTTCCGCTTCGAATATGCTGGCTAAAATGGCAAACGAACTGCAAGATTCGGTCAGTGCGTTTAAATTGTAG
- a CDS encoding methyl-accepting chemotaxis protein has product MMRMKIRMKLLVSFSVVLLLLVAMGLTSMLQMNEIGTRVAHIDRDLMPGVIVLSELRAEVREANRLVLRVRLESNPSEQDRLRKDLTKVVSAINEHRISYEKLPATDEENSKFQAFAEKWQKYEQQIPKLIDPSISNEAWDATNAIAHQDFVQSSQLVSELVELNVAYARTTTSEAVAINESSRWYTIILSVAAILIGIAIGLVVSYRISSPVLRLAEQVKRVATGDLTVQPLQVSTKDEVADLADDVNLMTENLRTILQQVSLNSHQVAATSEQLTASAEQTGQVAGQIAESVQDVSLGAEKQLRGIHDSTQVVADISQSVTQIASSIQAVTDATFQATSKAADGQEVVERTVAQMQLIGNKASSTADVIDLLGQKSEEIEQIVSLITSIAGQTNLLALNAAIEAARAGEHGKGFAVVADEVRKLAEQSGDAADHISRLIKEVQEDTSRAISVMGEGTVAVEEGFRMIALTGTAFEQILSSVTTLSEQAQEVSAAVQQVNAGAQTMVGTMEGIAAVSEQAAANTQQVASAVEEQNASMEEISSASHQLSKMAGELQESLSSFKL; this is encoded by the coding sequence ATGATGAGAATGAAGATTCGCATGAAATTATTAGTAAGTTTTTCAGTAGTTCTATTGCTTTTAGTTGCGATGGGCCTGACTTCAATGCTGCAGATGAATGAGATTGGGACGCGGGTGGCACATATTGACCGCGATCTTATGCCAGGTGTGATCGTGTTGTCAGAACTGCGTGCCGAAGTGCGCGAGGCCAACCGCTTGGTATTGCGCGTTCGATTAGAGTCGAATCCATCTGAACAGGATCGCTTGCGCAAGGACCTCACGAAGGTGGTCAGCGCGATAAATGAACATCGCATTTCGTATGAAAAGCTACCTGCAACGGACGAGGAGAACAGCAAATTTCAGGCGTTTGCTGAAAAGTGGCAGAAGTATGAGCAGCAGATTCCCAAGCTGATCGACCCGTCGATCAGCAATGAAGCATGGGATGCGACCAATGCGATTGCCCATCAGGACTTCGTGCAATCGAGCCAGTTGGTCTCTGAACTTGTCGAATTGAATGTGGCGTATGCGCGAACGACTACCTCCGAAGCGGTGGCAATCAATGAATCGTCTCGCTGGTACACGATCATCTTGTCGGTTGCGGCCATTTTGATCGGGATCGCCATCGGACTTGTTGTTTCGTACAGAATCTCCTCCCCGGTGCTTCGTCTTGCCGAACAGGTCAAGCGGGTAGCAACTGGCGACTTGACGGTACAGCCGTTACAGGTGTCCACGAAAGATGAGGTTGCCGATCTTGCGGATGATGTGAATCTGATGACAGAGAACCTCCGCACGATCTTGCAGCAGGTCTCACTCAACTCCCATCAAGTGGCGGCGACGTCGGAGCAGCTGACGGCGAGCGCCGAACAGACGGGTCAAGTGGCGGGGCAGATCGCCGAGTCTGTTCAAGATGTGTCGCTGGGAGCGGAGAAACAATTGCGTGGCATCCACGACTCGACGCAGGTGGTCGCCGACATTTCGCAAAGCGTCACACAGATTGCGTCCTCGATCCAAGCGGTGACCGATGCTACGTTTCAGGCGACAAGCAAGGCGGCAGATGGACAAGAGGTGGTTGAGCGCACGGTGGCGCAGATGCAATTGATTGGCAACAAGGCGAGCTCAACAGCTGATGTGATCGACCTGCTCGGCCAGAAATCGGAGGAGATTGAACAAATCGTCTCCTTGATCACATCGATTGCCGGACAGACCAACCTGCTCGCCTTAAATGCCGCGATCGAAGCGGCGCGTGCTGGCGAGCATGGCAAAGGCTTTGCGGTTGTCGCTGACGAAGTGCGCAAGTTGGCTGAGCAGTCGGGCGACGCGGCCGATCACATCTCCCGCCTGATCAAGGAGGTGCAAGAAGACACGAGCCGTGCGATCTCCGTGATGGGGGAAGGCACAGTGGCTGTGGAAGAAGGTTTTCGGATGATCGCGCTGACCGGGACGGCATTTGAGCAGATCCTCTCGTCTGTTACCACGCTGTCCGAGCAGGCACAAGAAGTGTCGGCAGCTGTACAGCAGGTCAACGCAGGCGCGCAGACGATGGTAGGCACGATGGAAGGCATCGCGGCCGTTTCGGAACAGGCGGCGGCCAACACGCAACAGGTGGCCTCAGCGGTCGAAGAGCAAAACGCTTCGATGGAGGAAATTTCGAGCGCTTCACACCAACTTTCGAAGATGGCGGGAGAGTTGCAGGAATCGCTGAGCTCGTTCAAATTATAG
- a CDS encoding GTP pyrophosphokinase, producing the protein MYGRDWETFLIPYEQAVEELKVKLRSLRSELKRREEYTPIEFVTGRVKKVSSVIEKAKILNISLEEVEKVPDIAGLRIMCQFVEDMHRVAEHIRNRKDMVVVEERDYVTNRKPSGYRSYHFIVKYPIQTADGELELLAEIQIRTLAMNFWATIEHSLNYKYRGNIPTNVRKRLVSAAEASFQLDNEMSVIREEILEAQILFETKSNTVEDILRDMEKLILSGHVELAAEFHQRFHDLQFEDIEKLVELAEEIKEKLQQLQDGPSV; encoded by the coding sequence GTGTACGGACGTGATTGGGAGACGTTCTTGATTCCGTATGAACAAGCGGTAGAAGAACTTAAAGTCAAACTGCGCTCCTTGCGCTCAGAACTGAAGCGCAGAGAAGAGTATACACCGATCGAATTTGTGACCGGGCGAGTGAAAAAGGTTTCGAGCGTCATCGAGAAAGCCAAGATCTTGAACATCTCACTGGAAGAGGTGGAAAAGGTTCCAGACATTGCGGGCCTGCGCATCATGTGCCAGTTTGTGGAGGATATGCACCGCGTGGCGGAGCACATTCGCAACCGCAAAGACATGGTGGTTGTCGAAGAGCGCGACTATGTGACCAACCGCAAGCCGAGCGGGTATCGTTCCTACCATTTTATCGTCAAATACCCGATTCAGACGGCCGACGGGGAATTGGAACTGCTCGCGGAAATTCAGATTCGGACGCTCGCGATGAACTTTTGGGCGACGATCGAGCACTCGCTGAATTACAAATATCGCGGCAACATCCCGACCAATGTTCGCAAGCGCCTCGTATCAGCGGCGGAAGCGTCGTTTCAACTCGACAACGAGATGTCGGTGATTCGCGAGGAGATTTTGGAAGCGCAGATTTTATTTGAGACCAAATCGAACACCGTAGAAGACATTCTCCGCGATATGGAGAAGTTGATCCTCTCCGGTCATGTCGAACTAGCGGCCGAATTTCATCAGCGCTTTCACGATCTGCAGTTCGAAGACATTGAGAAGTTGGTCGAATTGGCAGAAGAGATCAAAGAGAAACTGCAACAATTGCAAGACGGACCGAGCGTCTAA
- a CDS encoding aminopeptidase, producing MLDPRMTKLAETLVNFSTNVQPGENVHIDVTEIDMALVKEVIKAVHKAGGNPYVTIRHNEVQRQLLRNATEEQLRVWGESEAAHLAKMDCWIGIRGGNNISQLSDVPGEKMEMYNKVYRSQTGKGIMATRWVTLRYPTDAFAQSANMSTEAFEEFFFNVCTMDYAKMSNAMNALKELMDRTDKVRLVGPGTDLSFSMQGIPSVKCDGRVNIPDGEVYSAPVRDSVNGVISFNAATNYQGFTFENVRFVFENGKIVEATSNDNERINRILDTDEGARYIGEFSIAFNPYIKYPMLDTLFDEKIDGSFHFTPGQCYDNAYNGNHSAIHWDIVNIQRPDFGGGEIWFDDVLIRKDGRFVIPELEALNPENLL from the coding sequence ATGCTCGACCCAAGAATGACCAAACTGGCTGAGACGCTGGTCAATTTTTCCACCAACGTCCAACCTGGTGAAAATGTGCATATCGACGTGACTGAGATCGACATGGCATTGGTAAAAGAAGTGATCAAAGCTGTGCATAAAGCGGGCGGAAACCCGTATGTCACGATCCGCCACAACGAAGTCCAACGCCAACTACTGAGGAACGCCACCGAAGAGCAACTGCGCGTCTGGGGGGAAAGCGAAGCGGCGCATCTGGCGAAAATGGACTGCTGGATCGGCATTCGCGGCGGCAACAACATCTCTCAACTGTCCGACGTGCCAGGTGAAAAGATGGAGATGTACAACAAAGTGTACCGCAGTCAAACTGGCAAAGGGATCATGGCAACCCGCTGGGTGACCTTGCGCTACCCGACCGATGCGTTCGCCCAATCGGCCAACATGAGCACCGAAGCGTTCGAAGAGTTCTTTTTCAACGTCTGCACGATGGACTATGCCAAAATGTCCAACGCGATGAATGCGCTAAAAGAGCTGATGGATCGCACCGACAAAGTCCGCCTCGTCGGACCTGGTACCGACCTGTCCTTCTCGATGCAGGGCATTCCGTCTGTCAAATGTGACGGCCGCGTCAACATCCCGGACGGCGAAGTGTACTCCGCACCGGTGCGCGATTCGGTCAACGGCGTCATCTCCTTTAACGCGGCGACCAACTACCAAGGATTCACGTTTGAAAACGTGCGCTTCGTCTTCGAAAACGGCAAAATCGTGGAAGCGACGTCCAATGACAACGAGCGCATCAACCGCATTCTCGACACCGACGAAGGCGCGCGCTACATCGGTGAATTTTCGATCGCCTTCAACCCATACATTAAATATCCGATGCTGGACACGCTGTTCGATGAAAAAATCGACGGCTCCTTCCACTTCACCCCAGGCCAATGCTATGATAACGCCTACAATGGCAATCATTCGGCGATCCACTGGGACATCGTCAACATTCAACGCCCGGATTTTGGCGGCGGCGAAATCTGGTTTGACGATGTGCTGATTCGCAAAGACGGTCGTTTTGTGATTCCAGAATTGGAAGCGTTGAACCCGGAGAATCTGCTGTAA